From the Perca flavescens isolate YP-PL-M2 chromosome 21, PFLA_1.0, whole genome shotgun sequence genome, one window contains:
- the dlx4b gene encoding homeobox protein Dlx4b — protein MMSMGFMPDSLNASDPSKSAFLEFGHGHPAHQQHSPGLSHIYPVHGLHAAGHSQHESSFPGSASYGRSFGYAYPGAVSTHAPSAYMSYQHSNSSSLAHSRLEHTGREKSTVIESRDIRLNGKGKKIRKPRTIYSSLQLQALHQRFQQTQYLALPERADLAAKLGLTQTQVKIWFQNKRSKYKKIMKHGSGSEGEHLHSTSSISPCSPGLPQLWEVSMANKGAQMHPNNYMNSFGHWYPNHHHPPHQDAVPRAEMM, from the exons ATGATGTCTATGGGTTTCATGCCTGACAGTCTGAATGCCTCAGATCCCTCCAAATCGGCCTTCCTAGAATTTGGCCACGGACATCCGGCACACCAGCAGCACTCCCCCGGACTCTCTCACATTTACCCCGTTCATGGCTTGCATGCTGCTGGGCATTCCCAGCACGAAAGTTCTTTTCCTGGCAGCGCGTCCTATGGCCGCTCTTTTGGCTACGCCTACCCCGGCGCGGTGAGCACTCATGCTCCGTCTGCTTACATGTCCTACCAgcacagcaacagcagcagtctGGCCCACAGCAGATTAGAGCACACAG GTCGCGAAAAGTCCACGGTGATTGAAAGCAGGGACATTCGTCTAAATGGCAAGGGGAAGAAAATCCGGAAGCCTCGGACCATCTACTccagtctgcagctgcaggctcTGCACCAGCGCTTCCAGCAGACCCAGTACCTGGCCTTACCGGAGCGCGCCGACCTGGCAGCCAAACTGGGACTCACCCAGACTCAG GTTAAAATATGGTTTCAGAATAAGCGCTCCAAGTATAAAAAGATCATGAAGCATGGCAGCGGATCAGAGGGAGAACATCTCCACAGCACTAGCTCCATCTCGCCGTGCTCCCCCGGGCTCCCCCAGCTTTGGGAAGTCTCCATGGCGAACAAAGGAGCCCAAATGCACCCAAACAATTACATGAACAGTTTTGGTCACTGGTATCCAAACCACCACCACCCTCCTCATCAGGACGCGGTGCCCAGGGCTGAGATGATGTGA